In Cynocephalus volans isolate mCynVol1 chromosome 16, mCynVol1.pri, whole genome shotgun sequence, the following proteins share a genomic window:
- the LOC134365099 gene encoding CMRF35-like molecule 9 — translation MRPLILLWGCLVLPGYEALEGPKEISGFEGDTVSLQCTYSNELRENRKYWRKEGWLLFSHCSGTIYVGADGQETTEGRVSIRDSLQELQFTVTLRDLTLQDAGEYRCGVQRLGLDETFLVSLLVSPDVLEGDCRGLGTRWESWGVKKTPFLLSEPYLSLLRLG, via the exons ATGCGGCCTCTGATCCTGCTGTGGGGCTGTCTGGTGCTCC CTGGTTATGAAGCCCTGGAGGGCCCAAAGGAGATCAGCGGATTTGAAGGTGACACTGTGTCCCTGCAGTGCACCTACAGCAATGAGCTGAGGGAGAACAGGAAATACTGGCGCAAGGAGGGCTGGCTCCTCTTCTCCCACTGCTCTGGCACTATCTATGTGGGAGCAGATGGCCAGGAGACAACAGAGGGCAGGGTGTCCATCCGTGACAGCCTCCAAGAGCTCCAGTTCACCGTGACCTTGAGGGACCTCACCCTGCAGGATGCCGGGGAGTACCGGTGTGGAGTCCAAAGACTGGGCCTCGATGAGACATTCCTGGTCTCTCTGCTTGTCTCTCCAG ATGTGCTGGAGGGAGATTGCCGTGGGTTGGGGACCAGATGGGAATCCTGGGGAGTAAAGAAGACCCCCTTCCTGCTGTCAGAGCCGTACCTGAGCCTCCTGCGGCTGGGCTAG